One genomic window of Thermococcus indicus includes the following:
- a CDS encoding type II toxin-antitoxin system VapC family toxin — translation MTGKSVYLDSSAILKRYLNEEGSDVVRKAFRDAYRGEVKLAFSFWNIGEVIGILDKKMRRGHLSWEDFDFLKRGFLAEVKRFTRLGVLEVVPVHSLLLADAWELIERHHLYQADALQIVSAKYVGAESFYTADKRLHEAAVKEGLNSILLVGGRT, via the coding sequence ATGACCGGGAAGAGCGTTTACTTGGACAGTAGCGCAATCCTGAAGAGGTACCTGAACGAAGAGGGAAGCGACGTCGTGAGGAAAGCCTTCAGGGACGCCTACAGGGGTGAGGTGAAGCTGGCATTCAGCTTCTGGAACATTGGGGAGGTAATCGGGATACTCGACAAGAAGATGAGGAGGGGTCATCTCAGCTGGGAGGACTTTGACTTTCTGAAGAGGGGTTTTCTGGCCGAGGTAAAGAGGTTCACGAGGTTAGGTGTCCTGGAGGTCGTCCCCGTTCATTCCCTGCTCTTGGCCGATGCGTGGGAGTTGATTGAAAGGCACCACCTGTACCAAGCCGACGCCCTGCAGATAGTGTCCGCAAAGTACGTGGGAGCCGAGAGCTTCTACACCGCAGATAAGAGGCTTCATGAAGCGGCGGTTAAAGAGGGTTTGAACTCAATACTTCTCGTGGGGGGGAGGACATGA
- a CDS encoding AAA family ATPase, which yields MGSRAISISDIEPKRASLKMITTSKSYTISFRGLSVEVRKTSIEEFSSDFSTLVRALSQNAKLGVLIFDEAQVLARLKNLDFRGLLQEITDSYPNISLVFTGSMPGMLVEYLNPSAEKPNFMRSAEIFTLPRWSIEEGKGYLMEGFRSYGITVTNELELSRAVEELGGVPGFISHYGMTAVNFVRDGKSPEEALPMALEESRRYALEEWRKDIEAFLNVYNSDVYLGVLRVLAEAYPSALRGAEIYRRLQTLGLAPTRVQHVYKYLETLEKMGFVRSSERRYWVEDPLLREAVKEFIPY from the coding sequence ATGGGCTCAAGGGCGATTTCAATATCGGACATAGAACCAAAGAGGGCATCGCTGAAGATGATAACGACGAGCAAGAGCTATACAATATCCTTCAGGGGTCTCAGCGTCGAGGTGAGAAAGACGAGCATCGAGGAGTTCAGCAGTGACTTTTCAACGCTGGTCAGGGCCCTATCTCAGAACGCCAAACTGGGTGTTTTGATATTCGATGAGGCCCAGGTTCTGGCGAGGCTGAAGAACCTTGACTTCAGGGGCCTTCTCCAGGAGATAACGGACAGTTATCCGAACATCTCCCTCGTTTTCACCGGCTCAATGCCTGGTATGCTGGTCGAATACCTGAATCCAAGCGCTGAAAAGCCCAACTTCATGCGCTCGGCGGAAATCTTCACCCTTCCGAGGTGGAGCATCGAGGAGGGGAAAGGTTACCTCATGGAGGGGTTCAGAAGTTATGGAATAACCGTGACAAACGAGCTGGAGCTATCGAGGGCCGTTGAAGAGCTGGGAGGGGTTCCAGGGTTTATCTCCCACTACGGTATGACTGCCGTTAACTTCGTGAGGGATGGAAAAAGCCCGGAAGAAGCGCTCCCCATGGCCCTTGAGGAAAGCAGGAGGTATGCCCTTGAGGAATGGCGGAAGGACATAGAGGCCTTTCTAAACGTCTACAATAGTGATGTTTACTTAGGAGTCCTCAGAGTTTTAGCTGAGGCTTACCCCAGCGCCCTCAGGGGGGCTGAGATATACAGGAGGCTTCAAACCCTCGGTCTTGCCCCCACCAGGGTGCAGCACGTCTATAAATACCTTGAAACGCTGGAAAAGATGGGCTTCGTTCGTTCATCGGAAAGAAGGTACTGGGTTGAAGATCCACTCCTAAGGGAGGCAGTTAAGGAATTCATTCCCTACTGA
- a CDS encoding ribbon-helix-helix protein, CopG family, whose protein sequence is MGKVKTSVYVDEELWREFKELAIREGSEVSKLLEEALMNYLINEVLRDIDDSEIPLWFEPLDVGGESSEKLLREMRDDREERLLGQ, encoded by the coding sequence ATGGGCAAGGTCAAGACGAGCGTTTACGTCGATGAAGAACTGTGGAGGGAGTTCAAGGAGCTGGCAATCAGGGAGGGAAGCGAGGTCAGCAAATTGCTGGAGGAGGCGCTGATGAACTACCTCATAAACGAGGTTCTGAGGGACATTGACGACTCCGAAATCCCACTGTGGTTCGAGCCACTCGACGTGGGGGGAGAGAGCAGTGAAAAGCTCCTGAGGGAGATGAGAGATGACCGGGAAGAGCGTTTACTTGGACAGTAG
- a CDS encoding archease, with protein sequence MRKWEHYEHTADVGIRGYGESLEGAFEAVALALFDVMVDVKKVESRECREVEVEGEDLMALLYNFLEELLVLHDMEGLVFGDVDVEIEKTEEGYRLRAKACGEVLDYEKHGPKEEVKAITYHEMRIEQLPDGRWMAQLVPDI encoded by the coding sequence ATGAGAAAGTGGGAGCACTACGAGCACACGGCCGATGTGGGCATCCGCGGCTACGGCGAGAGCCTCGAGGGGGCATTTGAAGCGGTTGCCCTGGCGCTCTTTGACGTGATGGTTGACGTGAAAAAGGTCGAGAGCAGAGAATGTCGCGAGGTGGAAGTTGAGGGCGAAGACTTGATGGCGCTCCTCTACAACTTCCTTGAGGAGCTCCTGGTTCTCCATGACATGGAGGGGCTTGTCTTCGGGGACGTTGACGTCGAGATAGAGAAGACCGAGGAAGGCTACCGGCTCAGGGCGAAGGCCTGCGGCGAGGTTCTCGACTACGAGAAGCATGGGCCGAAGGAAGAGGTGAAGGCGATAACCTACCACGAGATGAGGATAGAGCAATTGCCGGACGGGA
- a CDS encoding IS607 family transposase, translating into MKLYRTGEVAKKLGVSKMTVLRWIKAGKLKAHRIGKEYRVPESEITRILEGKIPNKVVIYARVSSRDQKEDLERQVEYLKNYSSSKGYQVAKILTDISSGLNENRKGLKQLFKLIESGEVTKVVITHRDRITRFGFKYLEQYFNSHGVEIEVIFDDEEKTPEKELVEDLLAIVTSFAGKLYGMRSHKKKRLVEAVKNALRDY; encoded by the coding sequence GTGAAGCTTTACCGGACTGGTGAAGTCGCAAAGAAACTTGGAGTTTCCAAGATGACAGTCCTCCGTTGGATTAAAGCAGGCAAACTCAAAGCCCACAGAATCGGCAAAGAATACCGAGTCCCTGAAAGTGAAATCACAAGAATTCTTGAGGGCAAAATCCCCAACAAGGTTGTGATTTACGCTAGAGTCTCAAGCCGAGACCAGAAGGAAGACCTCGAAAGACAAGTCGAATACCTCAAAAATTACTCTTCTTCAAAAGGTTACCAAGTGGCCAAAATACTCACGGATATCTCCTCCGGCCTGAACGAGAACAGGAAAGGATTAAAACAGCTTTTCAAACTCATCGAAAGCGGAGAAGTTACCAAGGTCGTCATAACTCACAGGGACAGAATTACACGCTTCGGTTTCAAATACCTCGAACAATACTTTAACTCTCACGGGGTGGAAATTGAAGTAATCTTCGATGATGAGGAGAAAACACCAGAAAAGGAACTCGTGGAGGACTTGTTAGCCATAGTAACTTCCTTCGCTGGAAAGCTTTATGGTATGCGTTCGCACAAGAAAAAACGCCTCGTTGAGGCGGTAAAGAATGCCCTCAGAGACTATTAA
- a CDS encoding phosphatase PAP2 family protein, whose product MNMLQRRLEDPEVLVRLNAFFLSYFGWVAFGVLYGVIGRWSLDLTPQFLRLPLTSEDLVVGLVEFTKSVPPLHALFTVVYYLGFAGSIALIVAYLLLYLRDLEASDRLLARYLMAYAVAGSVYLIAHIYAPHIVYNLPGYTSTNTLLTRQEFVLPSLHNTFIMINIITLWKYRKRLGGKALILTNSLIPLATVFLGHHWIYDVLTGFLLGIAVSRTSWEWGARISASIYRWEVSSLQRVTVLNFLLAVIVLIVAADPARALAIFGGLLGAP is encoded by the coding sequence ATGAATATGCTCCAGCGGCGCCTTGAAGATCCGGAGGTGCTTGTACGGCTGAACGCGTTCTTCCTCAGCTACTTTGGATGGGTTGCCTTCGGCGTTCTGTACGGCGTCATCGGGCGCTGGAGCCTGGACCTGACGCCACAGTTTCTCAGACTCCCCCTCACGTCGGAGGATCTGGTCGTTGGCCTGGTGGAGTTCACCAAGAGCGTGCCGCCCCTCCACGCACTCTTTACCGTCGTGTACTATCTCGGCTTTGCCGGTTCCATAGCCCTTATCGTTGCATACCTCCTGCTGTACCTGAGGGATCTGGAGGCGTCCGACCGGTTGCTTGCCCGGTATCTGATGGCGTATGCCGTCGCGGGCTCGGTATATTTGATAGCCCACATCTACGCCCCGCATATAGTCTACAACCTGCCGGGCTACACCTCCACCAATACCCTCCTAACGAGGCAGGAATTTGTCCTCCCCTCCCTTCACAACACGTTCATAATGATAAACATAATCACCCTGTGGAAATACCGGAAGCGCCTTGGCGGAAAGGCCCTGATACTCACGAACAGCCTCATACCGCTCGCAACGGTGTTCCTGGGGCACCACTGGATCTATGATGTCCTCACAGGCTTTCTCCTGGGTATTGCCGTGTCAAGAACCTCCTGGGAATGGGGCGCGAGGATATCCGCGAGCATATACCGGTGGGAGGTTTCCTCGCTCCAGAGGGTCACAGTCTTAAACTTCCTCCTCGCGGTCATAGTCCTGATAGTGGCGGCCGATCCCGCCAGGGCCCTGGCCATCTTCGGGGGGCTCCTCGGTGCCCCCTGA
- a CDS encoding RNA-guided endonuclease InsQ/TnpB family protein translates to MPSETIKLTAKFKLKGTLKGLDELFQTYREIVNLLITYAFENNVTSFYRLKKETYKGLRKEYPELPSHYLYTACQMATAIFKSFRKRKKKGRAKGKPVFKKDVIMLDDHLFKLDLENKTVKLSTPKGRVQLEFYPAKYHEKFREWKVGQAWLVRTSKGVFLNVVFSGEVEVKELKAFVGVDLNENNVTLSLPNGKFVQFITHEREIRTGYFVKRRRIQQKIKVGKMRKELLEKYGLREKNRLNDLYHKLANKIVELAEKYGGIALEDLMEIRDSIRYSAELNGRLHRWSFRKLQSIIEYKAKLRGINVVFVNPALTSSLCPVCGDKLSPNGGRVLKCSKCGFEADRDMVGSWNIRLRALKMWGVPVPPESPTMKTGVGKVIRYDWFESSKSSG, encoded by the coding sequence ATGCCCTCAGAGACTATTAAACTAACAGCAAAATTCAAGCTCAAGGGAACCCTCAAAGGATTAGATGAGCTTTTCCAAACCTATCGAGAAATCGTGAACCTTCTCATCACTTACGCTTTTGAAAACAACGTTACCAGTTTTTACCGGCTAAAGAAAGAAACTTACAAAGGCTTACGCAAGGAATATCCAGAACTCCCGAGCCATTACCTCTACACGGCCTGCCAAATGGCAACAGCCATCTTCAAGAGTTTTAGGAAAAGGAAGAAGAAAGGCAGAGCCAAGGGGAAGCCGGTATTCAAAAAAGACGTCATTATGCTCGACGACCATCTCTTCAAACTCGATTTGGAGAATAAAACCGTAAAACTCTCCACTCCCAAAGGAAGAGTCCAGTTGGAATTTTATCCTGCCAAGTATCACGAGAAGTTTAGGGAGTGGAAGGTTGGGCAGGCTTGGTTGGTTAGAACGTCAAAAGGCGTCTTTCTAAACGTTGTTTTCTCCGGGGAGGTTGAGGTTAAAGAGCTGAAAGCTTTTGTCGGAGTGGATTTGAACGAGAACAACGTTACGCTTTCTCTTCCTAACGGGAAGTTTGTCCAGTTCATCACCCACGAGCGGGAGATTAGGACAGGTTACTTCGTGAAGAGGAGGAGAATACAGCAGAAAATCAAGGTTGGGAAGATGAGAAAAGAACTCCTCGAAAAGTATGGGCTGAGGGAAAAGAACAGGCTGAACGACTTGTACCACAAGCTGGCGAACAAGATTGTTGAGCTGGCGGAAAAATACGGTGGAATTGCCTTGGAGGATTTGATGGAAATCAGGGATTCAATCAGGTATTCGGCTGAGTTGAATGGAAGGCTTCACAGGTGGAGTTTTAGGAAGCTTCAAAGCATTATCGAATACAAGGCGAAGTTGAGAGGAATAAACGTTGTTTTTGTTAATCCCGCTCTCACTTCCTCCCTGTGCCCGGTATGTGGGGATAAGTTAAGCCCGAATGGGGGCAGGGTTTTGAAGTGCTCAAAGTGTGGGTTTGAAGCCGACCGTGATATGGTTGGAAGTTGGAATATTCGCTTGAGGGCCTTGAAGATGTGGGGAGTTCCCGTTCCCCCCGAAAGCCCCACGATGAAGACGGGAGTGGGGAAGGTTATCCGCTACGATTGGTTTGAAAGTTCCAAAAGTAGCGGATAA
- a CDS encoding glycosyltransferase family 2 protein translates to MLDGKRVSVVIPAYNEERRLPSVLDRVPGFIDEVVVVDDGSKDGTYGVARAFSERDPRIKAIRLERNCGKGCAMRRGVEEASGDVIVFIDADGQHRPEEIIKLVEPIVRGEADLVIGARKVEEAGKRPLHRRISNILTTRLIRLKLGRYVYDTQSGFRAYRREFLPEIESDRYEVETEMLLKAAKMGARIKEVPVGMIYDPSREGRFGVRDVFRFIKAYLRF, encoded by the coding sequence ATGCTGGATGGAAAACGGGTAAGCGTTGTGATTCCAGCGTACAACGAAGAAAGGCGCCTTCCCAGCGTTCTGGATAGGGTACCAGGCTTTATCGATGAGGTAGTGGTCGTGGACGATGGCTCAAAGGATGGGACTTACGGGGTGGCACGGGCGTTCTCAGAGAGGGACCCCAGGATAAAGGCGATTAGACTCGAGAGGAACTGCGGCAAAGGCTGCGCAATGAGAAGGGGCGTTGAGGAGGCCTCTGGGGACGTGATAGTTTTCATAGACGCCGACGGGCAGCACAGGCCGGAGGAGATAATAAAGCTCGTCGAGCCCATAGTCCGCGGTGAGGCCGATCTGGTGATCGGGGCAAGGAAGGTTGAGGAGGCTGGAAAAAGGCCGCTGCACAGGAGAATCAGCAACATCCTGACGACACGGCTTATACGCCTCAAACTGGGGCGCTATGTCTATGACACCCAGAGCGGGTTCAGGGCCTACAGACGGGAGTTTCTTCCGGAAATAGAGAGCGACCGCTACGAGGTCGAGACGGAGATGCTCCTGAAGGCTGCAAAGATGGGCGCCAGGATAAAGGAAGTTCCTGTGGGCATGATATACGACCCCTCGAGGGAGGGCCGCTTCGGGGTCAGGGACGTGTTCCGCTTCATCAAGGCGTACCTTCGGTTTTGA
- the panB gene encoding 3-methyl-2-oxobutanoate hydroxymethyltransferase has product MREVTPRKIREMKGKERITMVTAYDYPSALLADKAGIDIVFVGDSMAMVVYGGENTLNLSIDTVAIHTKAVARAVRRALVLADMPFASYEISVEDGVRNAVKLIQAGADAVKIEGGADHERLVKKLVRMGIPVMGHTGLTPQRYLRLGGYRLVGETEEEIEEILRDAKALERAGAFAVVLEFVLADVAKLVTEEVSIPTIGIGAGPYVDGQVLVWHDLLGIYERSPPFAKRYVDLRGMILLALENYRDEVKSGAFPSGEHYWEFLDKDDFRKKAARALEKLSEED; this is encoded by the coding sequence ATGAGGGAGGTAACGCCGAGGAAGATCCGGGAGATGAAGGGAAAGGAAAGGATCACGATGGTGACGGCTTATGATTACCCTTCTGCGCTTTTAGCCGATAAAGCAGGGATTGATATCGTGTTCGTTGGGGATTCTATGGCTATGGTGGTTTATGGTGGGGAGAACACGCTAAATCTCTCCATAGACACGGTTGCCATCCACACGAAGGCTGTGGCAAGGGCCGTTAGGCGGGCGCTTGTTTTGGCGGACATGCCCTTTGCAAGCTATGAAATCAGCGTGGAGGATGGGGTTAGAAACGCCGTTAAGCTGATACAAGCTGGAGCCGACGCCGTCAAAATCGAAGGTGGCGCTGACCACGAGAGGCTCGTGAAGAAGCTCGTCCGCATGGGGATACCGGTAATGGGTCACACCGGCCTAACGCCGCAGCGTTATCTCAGGCTCGGTGGGTACAGGCTCGTCGGTGAGACGGAAGAGGAGATAGAAGAGATCCTCCGCGACGCGAAGGCCCTGGAGCGTGCAGGAGCTTTCGCCGTTGTCCTTGAGTTCGTTTTGGCGGACGTTGCAAAGCTCGTAACGGAGGAGGTTTCGATCCCAACGATAGGTATCGGAGCCGGTCCCTACGTGGATGGACAGGTCCTAGTCTGGCACGACCTGCTCGGCATCTACGAGCGCTCGCCTCCATTCGCAAAGCGCTACGTCGATTTAAGGGGGATGATCCTGCTGGCCCTCGAGAACTACCGTGATGAAGTTAAGAGCGGTGCCTTCCCGTCTGGCGAGCACTACTGGGAGTTCCTCGATAAGGATGACTTCAGGAAAAAGGCCGCGCGTGCCCTGGAGAAACTAAGCGAGGAGGATTGA
- a CDS encoding YigZ family protein: MDGYRTLKGIGTAELVIKKSVFIGYASPASTEEEAKAFITKIKTYHNDATHNVSAYLINDGKNFAVRYDDDGEPKGSAGKPVLKVIQNRGLSNVVVVVTRYFGGIKLGYGGLVKAYSDAASLAIENAGIVEVYETERFQVTFPYGLFHLVRETVENTGGRVVGEDYGELVTFTIETRKGEAEKLMELLTERTRGRAKLRALFWRSAGRVFK; encoded by the coding sequence TTGGACGGCTACCGGACGCTGAAGGGAATTGGAACGGCGGAGCTGGTGATCAAGAAGTCGGTCTTCATAGGCTATGCCTCACCTGCCAGTACAGAGGAGGAAGCGAAGGCCTTCATAACGAAGATAAAGACCTACCACAACGACGCGACCCACAACGTTTCAGCCTACCTCATCAACGACGGAAAGAACTTCGCGGTTCGCTACGATGACGACGGGGAGCCGAAGGGCTCCGCTGGAAAGCCCGTGCTCAAAGTGATCCAGAACAGGGGGCTGAGCAACGTTGTCGTGGTCGTTACGAGGTACTTCGGCGGGATAAAGCTCGGCTACGGTGGTCTGGTCAAGGCTTACAGCGATGCCGCCAGCTTGGCCATCGAAAACGCGGGCATCGTTGAGGTTTACGAGACGGAGCGCTTCCAGGTCACATTCCCCTACGGCCTCTTTCACCTCGTCAGAGAGACCGTTGAGAACACTGGAGGACGGGTCGTTGGGGAGGACTACGGCGAGCTGGTGACATTCACCATTGAAACGAGGAAAGGGGAGGCGGAGAAGCTGATGGAGCTTTTGACGGAGAGGACAAGGGGAAGGGCAAAGCTCAGGGCGCTCTTTTGGAGGTCCGCGGGGAGGGTTTTTAAGTAG
- a CDS encoding DMT family transporter, with amino-acid sequence MRREALGTALALLGMGIYGLEPVVIKSNPTSPISFAALSALVASLVLWTAVGWGGGLDEIRENPAGIKPAFLVGFFGTALAYLAYSFGARMSTAINAALITRSEVLWSFLLAWLLLGERITKRLVACSLVILAGLVLIMVPGHSVELRLGDLLLLLVPLFWQLGHVIAKRLPYSPQTIAALRNTFGFLLLLPLAAASGLEFSGFVIAEGLVIAAGQLVWYGSIKRINLSKATAIITPAPAVAIGVSVLLGETLTLYHVAGFALITAGTLGCSINCNKRNF; translated from the coding sequence ATGCGGCGCGAAGCTCTGGGGACCGCCCTGGCGCTCTTGGGGATGGGGATATACGGACTTGAGCCAGTTGTTATAAAATCCAACCCGACCAGCCCCATCAGTTTCGCCGCCCTCTCGGCCCTCGTTGCGTCACTCGTTCTCTGGACAGCGGTCGGCTGGGGTGGAGGGCTGGATGAGATCCGTGAAAATCCCGCAGGAATAAAACCGGCGTTTCTGGTCGGTTTCTTCGGAACTGCGCTCGCTTATCTTGCGTACTCCTTTGGGGCCCGGATGAGCACCGCAATAAACGCCGCCCTCATAACGAGGAGCGAGGTGCTGTGGTCGTTCCTTCTAGCGTGGCTCCTCCTGGGAGAGAGGATAACGAAGCGCCTTGTGGCGTGTTCCCTCGTTATCCTGGCTGGCCTGGTTCTTATCATGGTTCCCGGACATTCGGTTGAGCTCAGGCTGGGTGATCTTCTGCTCCTCCTCGTGCCCCTCTTCTGGCAGCTGGGTCACGTTATAGCCAAGAGGCTTCCCTACAGCCCTCAGACGATAGCGGCCCTGCGGAACACCTTCGGCTTCCTCCTTCTCCTGCCTCTGGCGGCTGCGTCTGGACTTGAGTTCTCAGGCTTTGTAATCGCCGAGGGTCTGGTTATAGCGGCTGGCCAGCTCGTGTGGTACGGGTCGATAAAGCGCATCAACCTCTCCAAGGCAACGGCCATAATAACCCCGGCCCCGGCGGTTGCAATAGGCGTCAGTGTGCTGCTGGGGGAGACGCTGACCCTCTATCACGTCGCTGGTTTCGCCCTCATAACCGCTGGGACTCTGGGTTGTTCCATAAATTGTAACAAGCGAAACTTTTAA
- a CDS encoding HAD family hydrolase, giving the protein MEIPNYGNLEINAVLFDLNGTLAEGGRIDAEVKHLLERLADKYTVVVLSADTFGTLEEEFKGLPVRIERVSSGAEKVEIARGYEPYIAVGNGNNDVAMLEGAELAFCVIGPEGATTDAILASDVIVKDVKDAIGMLLDERKLIATLRG; this is encoded by the coding sequence ATGGAGATTCCGAACTACGGTAACCTGGAGATAAATGCGGTACTTTTTGACCTGAACGGCACCCTGGCGGAGGGCGGAAGGATCGATGCCGAAGTTAAACACCTCCTGGAGAGGCTCGCGGATAAATACACGGTCGTGGTTCTGAGCGCGGACACCTTTGGAACGCTGGAGGAGGAGTTCAAGGGGCTTCCCGTGAGGATAGAGAGGGTTTCGAGCGGTGCCGAGAAGGTGGAAATCGCGAGGGGCTACGAACCGTACATAGCCGTTGGAAACGGAAACAACGACGTGGCCATGCTAGAAGGGGCTGAGCTGGCCTTCTGCGTGATAGGGCCGGAGGGAGCGACAACCGACGCCATCCTCGCCAGCGACGTGATTGTGAAGGACGTTAAGGACGCCATAGGCATGCTCCTCGACGAGAGAAAGCTCATCGCGACTCTCAGAGGGTGA